A genomic window from Gambusia affinis linkage group LG16, SWU_Gaff_1.0, whole genome shotgun sequence includes:
- the LOC122846451 gene encoding F-box only protein 33, whose translation MALCGGVGAMALPSELIVHIFSFLSDRDKLRASAVCSRWRECLFYPALWTELKLRIGGCNGSGSDETAKLEFLMRKFGSFVRELQLELAPVEGNLSPLSNDPTAARMEQPPGGQEAHQRWRDAMATYLDQVLCVFTGIRNNRNLQKLSLYGDTFILQQDGPLDMSSLQQVHQGEKKINEVQQLFMELLSNSRQLRWLSCSFMLGVATSCSLSCLSNPAAETLQHLSLLDHQLGPLVSPSELDRLSNLHSLALDFCDFTPELCGLLASPRRAPLHRLSLLLNGAALEFKSLEGTATEDDWKALVRVSANLRVYMMALEVDSSELLRVLKPSLPLERLHLDSYSTLVTDGALELISQQYNRTLTHFLLLRDGPGFPDLSVNRNEDPLVLLAWRCTQLAVLVIHGYTVWSHNLVAISRLRGSSLRVLTVSEESVDFDPDQSLYVEGDPVHNLVKEVSLGLGRVWRPCLDSAVVLSEPTQHFHRELRAFSAGM comes from the exons ATGGCTCTGTGCGGGGGTGTCGGAGCCATGGCTTTACCCAGCGAGCTCATCGTCCACATCTTCTCCTTTCTGTCCGACCGGGACAAGCTGCGGGCCTCGGCCGTGTGTTCCCGCTGGAGGGAGTGCCTGTTTTACCCCGCGCTGTGGACCGAGCTCAAACTGCGGATAGGCGGCTGTAACGGCTCCGGCTCCGATGAGACGGCCAAGCTGGAGTTCCTCATGCGGAAGTTCGGCTCCTTCGTGCgggagctgcagctggagctggCGCCGGTGGAGGGGAACCTCAGCCCGCTGAGCAACGACCCGACGGCCGCCAGGATGGAGCAGCCTCCCGGCGGCCAGGAGGCGCACCAGCGGTGGAGGGACGCCATGGCCACCTACTTGGACCAGGTGTTGTGTGTGTTCACCGGCATCCGCAACAATAG AAACCTGCAGAAGCTGAGTCTGTACGGAGACACCTTCATCCTGCAGCAGGACGGACCGCTGGACATGTCCAGCCTGCAGCAGGTCCACCAGGGGGAGAAGAAGATTAACGA ggtCCAGCAGCTGTTCATGGAGCTGCTGTCCAACAGCCGTCAGCTGCGCTGGCTGTCGTGCAGCTTCATGCTGGGTGTGGCGACGTCCTGCTCCCTCTCCTGCCTCTCCAACCCTGCAGCCGAGACGCTGCAGCACCTCAGCTTACTGGACCACCAGCTGG GCCCCCTGGTCTCCCCCTCAGAGCTGGACCGGCTCTCCAACCTTCACTCTCTTGCTCTGGATTTCTGCGACTTCACGCCGGAGCTCTGTGGTCTGCTGGCATCGCCACGACGAGCTCCCCTCCACCGCCTGTCGCTGCTGCTCAACGGCGCCGCCCTGGAGTTCAAATCGCTGGAGGGCACGGCCACAGAGGACGACTGGAAGGCGCTG GTCCGGGTCAGCGCCAACCTGCGCGTTTACATGATGGCTCTGGAGGTGGACAGCTCGGAGCTGCTCCGCGTCCTGAAGCCCAGCCTTCCTCTGGAGCGCCTCCACCTGGACAGCTACAGCACGCTGGTGACGGACGGCGCCCTGGAGCTCATCTCCCAGCAGTACAACAGAACCCTGAcccacttcctgctgctgaggGACGGGCCCGGCTTCCCCGACCTCAGCGTCAACCGCAACGAGGACCCACTGGTGCTGCTGGCGTGGCGCTGCACCCAGCTGGCCGTCCTGGTGATCCATG GTTACACCGTGTGGTCCCATAACCTGGTGGCCATCTCCCGCCTGCGCGGCTCCAGCCTGCGCGTCCTCACCGTCTCTGAGGAGAGCGTGGACTTCGACCCGGACCAGTCCCTCTACGTGGAGGGCGACCCGGTCCACAACCTGGTGAAGGAAGTTTCTCTGGGCCTCGGCCGCGTCTGGCGCCCCTGCCTTGACTCCGCCGTGGTTCTGTCTGAACCCACCCAACACTTCCACCGCGAGCTGCGCGCCTTCAGCGCCGGCATGTAG